A single Paraburkholderia sp. D15 DNA region contains:
- a CDS encoding heparin lyase I family protein yields the protein MKRPIFLLCFCMTLLFAKTACAQVVPMRWSDPWASALASTFTMIESENWQSGLSALQGIQSPSADNVTIVDDPLDTSQPAVQVYVRSDQNYSQVANGAVRAEMVFGNHLKFVQGKDYLLRWRTYIPPDYVFDPKLVMVITQIHQTALSGSPPMELDLNGGNYVVSMRGGPSVTTSKSICCAQQDQGRWVDWALRYMPDAGGVHASTQLWKDGVAVFGTQGFPNAYPGDNSAYLKMGIYLLSPFQTRNQITLLFGPVTVGQQ from the coding sequence ATGAAACGCCCGATTTTCCTGCTGTGCTTCTGCATGACGCTGCTGTTCGCGAAGACCGCGTGTGCGCAGGTCGTACCGATGCGCTGGTCCGATCCCTGGGCGTCCGCGCTTGCCAGCACCTTTACGATGATCGAAAGCGAGAATTGGCAAAGCGGATTGAGCGCGCTGCAAGGTATTCAAAGCCCGTCTGCGGATAACGTGACGATCGTCGACGATCCGCTCGATACGAGCCAACCCGCGGTACAGGTCTACGTCCGCAGCGACCAGAATTATTCGCAGGTCGCCAATGGCGCGGTGCGCGCCGAAATGGTCTTCGGCAATCACCTGAAGTTCGTTCAGGGCAAGGACTACCTGCTGCGCTGGCGCACGTATATTCCGCCGGACTATGTGTTCGATCCCAAACTCGTGATGGTGATCACGCAGATTCACCAGACCGCGCTGAGCGGTTCTCCGCCGATGGAACTGGATCTGAACGGCGGCAACTACGTGGTGTCGATGCGTGGAGGACCGAGCGTCACGACCAGCAAGTCGATCTGTTGCGCGCAACAGGATCAGGGCAGGTGGGTGGATTGGGCGCTACGTTATATGCCGGACGCGGGCGGTGTGCATGCATCGACGCAGCTTTGGAAAGATGGTGTCGCCGTGTTCGGGACGCAAGGTTTTCCGAATGCGTACCCCGGCGACAACAGCGCGTATCTGAAGATGGGAATCTATCTGCTTTCGCCGTTTCAAACGCGGAATCAGATCACGTTGCTGTTCGGACCGGTGACGGTTGGGCAACAGTGA